One Phaseolus vulgaris cultivar G19833 chromosome 2, P. vulgaris v2.0, whole genome shotgun sequence DNA window includes the following coding sequences:
- the LOC137813076 gene encoding uncharacterized protein has translation MSDPYERVKGGRLAFKGGILASRSKSIDKAKNKKKKRTTAAPVEDEDTGPNHNPTPDPNPNPNPNPEEPVDTDKQAEASEYTIDAAKRMKYDQLFPVEAKKFGYQPKTNFNSVEDALDDRVKKKADRYCK, from the coding sequence ATGTCGGATCCGTACGAACGGGTGAAAGGAGGACGATTGGCATTCAAAGGAGGGATTCTCGCCTCTCGCTCCAAATCCATCGACAAGGCcaagaacaagaagaagaagcggaccacggcggcgcccgtcgaggacGAGGATACTGGCCCTAACCATAACCCTACCCCTGAtcctaaccctaaccctaaccctaaccctGAAGAACCTGTCGACACCGACAAACAGGCGGAGGCATCTGAATACACCATCGACGCGGCGAAGCGTATGAAGTACGACCAACTCTTCCCTGTGGAAGCCAAGAAGTTCGGCTACCAACCCAAAACTAACTTCAACTCAGTTGAGGACGCCCTCGATGATCGTGTCAAGAAGAAGGCTGATCGTTATTGTAAATAA